Genomic DNA from Thermomicrobiales bacterium:
GGATGCCAAGCTCATGTAGTTGGGGGACGGTCCGCATGTTCCATCCGCTCCAGCACCCGCCCAAAGGCTTCGTACCCCGCGACTGTGATCGGATCGATCCAGCGCTGGATGGTCAGAAGCGATCCTGGTTGTCCAATGAATCGCGTATTCTATTGTCCAATAACCCGTACGATTCGGAATTGGATCAGGCCCCATGGAAAAGACGATCAGCGCCAGCGAACTGAAAAACAGCCTGGGAGCAGTTCTGCGCGAGGTTCGGAGTGGCGGCGAGATCCGCGTCATCGAGCAGCGCGGGGCACCCGCTGCGGCAATCATCTCGATCGACGATCTGCGACTCCTCCGGGACGCAAAAAAGCGGCAGCGGCAGGAGCAATTGCTCGATGAGATGCGGCAGTTGACGGCGCGCCTTGCAGAACAGCAGCAAGGCATGACACCAGATGAAGCGGATCAGATGGTCCAGGAACTCAGCGACGCGGTCATGGATGCAGTGGTCGAGAAGGCGCGCCATCGCTTCGAGCAGTTTTCGTAAGGATGCGCGTTCTCGTCGATACAAATGTCTACGTCAGTAGGCTCCTGATAGGTAGCCGACCCTTCTCAGCAGTATCCCGCCTCATCGACGCAGCGATTCTGGAGGAATACATCCTGCTCCTGCCGGAGGAAGTGCTCGATGAGTTGCGTGGGTTGCGTGAACAAAAAGCGTATCTCAGAGACCGCGTCACCCAACGAGATGTCGACGATCTCATCCGTGTTTTGCAGAGTGTGGCGGTGATCCTTTCCCGACAGACGCATCCTATTCCGGCGGCACTTCGCGATCCCAAGGATGACTTCGTGCTGACTGCGGCCGTGCTCGGGGATGCCGACTATCTCGTGACCGGGGATCGAGATCTTCTTGACATACGAAACGTCATCATACGTCCCAGCATATTGACGGTGGCCGAGTTTCTCACCGTGCTTCCCTCGTCACACAGAGCGTAAACGCTACCCCTGATCCAGCAGTTCGAGAACCTGTCCAAACGCCTGATACCCCGCGACCGTGTTCGGTTCGATCCAGAGTTGCACATGGTCGAGACCGGCGGCTGCATAGTCGCGAAGCTGGTCGGCGAGCGCTTCCGGTCCGCCGG
This window encodes:
- a CDS encoding putative toxin-antitoxin system toxin component, PIN family, producing the protein MRVLVDTNVYVSRLLIGSRPFSAVSRLIDAAILEEYILLLPEEVLDELRGLREQKAYLRDRVTQRDVDDLIRVLQSVAVILSRQTHPIPAALRDPKDDFVLTAAVLGDADYLVTGDRDLLDIRNVIIRPSILTVAEFLTVLPSSHRA
- a CDS encoding type II toxin-antitoxin system Phd/YefM family antitoxin, producing the protein MEKTISASELKNSLGAVLREVRSGGEIRVIEQRGAPAAAIISIDDLRLLRDAKKRQRQEQLLDEMRQLTARLAEQQQGMTPDEADQMVQELSDAVMDAVVEKARHRFEQFS